One Amaranthus tricolor cultivar Red isolate AtriRed21 chromosome 1, ASM2621246v1, whole genome shotgun sequence DNA window includes the following coding sequences:
- the LOC130827615 gene encoding uncharacterized protein LOC130827615 encodes MKSNTEATLHDETISSHQSPSIKPQQPPQLLHQTDADEEDENVKQLGDCSSLYLNLQDCLIKSDRNWKTCQREVQALKACHERKKGGK; translated from the exons ATGAAGTCAAATACAGAAGCAACCCTACATGATGAAACCATCTCATCTCATCAGTCTCCTTCCATAAAACCTCAGCAGCCACCGCAATTACTTCATCAGACTGATGCAGATGAAGAAGACGAGAATGTGAAACAGCTCGGAGATTGCTCCTCTCTTTACTTGAACTTGCAG GATTGTCTGATCAAAAGTGATAGAAACTGGAAAACGTGCCAGAGGG AGGTTCAAGCTCTAAAGGCGTGTCATGAAAGGAAGAAGGGAGGGAAATGA
- the LOC130827595 gene encoding serine carboxypeptidase-like 45 isoform X2: MNSKMFHYTSCFQARLLHFTSCFLVLTTLFSYFPKLCSSYEADKISSFPGQPPVSFQQFGGYITVDETQKRNLFYYFVEAETNPSSKPLVLWLNGGPGCSSIGAGAFAEHGPFKPSGSVLIKNDYSWNKEANVIYLESPAGVGFSYSANKSFYDGVNDDMTARDNLVFLQKWLEKYPEYKNRNLFLTGESYGGHYVPQLANVILTSNLKSNLKGIGIGNPLLEFNTDFNSRTEYLWSHGLISDATYELSQKICNYSQIRRQAQKGFLSPSCALVNSHMSSEIGKFIDKYDVTLDVCISSISQQAHILDHRNEEKVDVCLDDEITQYFNRKDVQKAMNAQLIGVTQWSTCSFVLNYHMEDLEVPTLPLIGKFVKSSIRVLVYSGDQDSVLPLTGSRALVNKLAKELGLKTTVPYRSWLSDKQVGGWTQVYGDNLAYATIRGASHEAPFSQPARSLVLFRSFLEGKPLPDVSEA, from the exons ATGAATAGCAAAATGTTTCATTATACTTCATGTTTTCAAGCAAGATTGCTACATTTTACATCATGTTTCCTTGTGCTTACAACTCTATTTTCCTACTTTCCAAAATTATGTTCTTCATATGAAGCTGATAAAATTTCAAGCTTTCCTGGGCAACCTCCTGTTAGTTTCCAGCAATTTGGTGGTTATATAACTGTTGATGAAACCCAGAAAAGAAATCTATTTTACTACTTTGTTGAAGCTGAAACTAATCCTTCTTCTAAACCCCTTGTTTTGTGGCTAAATGGAG GGCCTGGTTGTTCATCAATTGGAGCAGGAGCTTTCGCTGAACATGGACCTTTCAAGCCTAGTGGAAGTGTGTTAATCAAGAATGATTATAGTTGGAATAaag AAGCAAACGTAATTTATCTTGAATCACCAGCAGGAGTTGGATTTTCTTACTCAGCTAATAAATCATTTTATGATGGAGTCAACGATGATATGACAG CAAGAGATAATTTAGTGTTTCTTCAAAAATGGCTAGAAAAATATCCAGAATACAAGAATAGAAATCTTTTTCTCACCGGAGAGAGTTATGGAG GGCATTATGTTCCACAACTTGCTAATGTCATATTGACATCAAACCTTAAATCAAATCTCAAGGGAATTGGT ATAGGGAATCCGCTACTAGAGTTCAACACCGACTTCAATTCAAGAACAGAATATCTTTGGTCTCATGGACTAATATCAGATGCAACATATGAACTTTCCCAAAAAATTTGCAATTATTCACAAATTAGAAGACAAGCACAAAAAGGGTTCTTATCTCCTTCTTGTGCCCTAGTAAATTCTCATATGTCTAGTGAAATTGGCAAGTTTATCGACAAATACGACGTCACTTTGGACGTTTGTATTTCTTCTATTTCTCAACAAGCTCACATCCTTGATCATAGG AATGAAGAGAAAGTAGATGTTTGTCTAGATGATGAAATAACCCAATACTTCAATCGAAAGGATGTACAAAAAGCCATGAATGCACAACTTATTGGAGTCACTCAATGGTCTACTTGTAGCTT TGTGCTAAATTATCACATGGAGGATCTTGAGGTTCCTACTCTTCCACTCATAGGGAAATTCGTGAAGAGTAGCATTCGAGTTTTGGTTTACAG TGGTGACCAAGATTCAGTCCTACCACTAACTGGATCAAGAGCGTTGGTGAATAAACTGGCAAAGGAATTAGGACTCAAAACCACTGTGCCTTACAGATCCTGGTTGTCTGATAAACAG GTGGGTGGATGGACTCAAGTATATGGAGACAATCTTGCATATGCAACTATAAGAGGAGCATCACATGAAGCTCCATTTTCACAGCCTGCTCGATCTCTCGTTCTTTTCCGTTCGTTCCTAGAAGGGAAGCCGCTTCCTGATGTTTCTGAAGCTTGA
- the LOC130827607 gene encoding 10 kDa chaperonin, mitochondrial-like, which translates to MAKRLLPLLNRVLVEKIVPPTKTTAGILLPEHSSKLNSGRVLAVGPGLRNEEGNHVPVSLKEGDTVLLPEYGGTPVKLGEKEYHLYREEDLMGTLHD; encoded by the exons ATGGCGAAAAGATTGTTGCCATTGTTGAACCGAGTTTTGGTGGAGAAGATTGTCCCTCCTACTAAAACTACAGCAGGAATTTTACTCCCCGAGCACAGCTCCAAG CTGAACTCTGGAAGAGTTCTTGCTGTGGGTCCGGGCCTTCGTAATGAAGAAGGGAATCATGTCCCTGTTTCTTTGAAAGAAGGGGATACTGTATTGCTGCCTGAATATGGAGGAACTCCTGTGAAGCTTGGTGAAAAAGA GTATCATTTATACCGCGAGGAGGATTTGATGGGCACGCTGCATGACTGA
- the LOC130827595 gene encoding serine carboxypeptidase-like 45 isoform X1, producing MNSKMFHYTSCFQARLLHFTSCFLVLTTLFSYFPKLCSSYEADKISSFPGQPPVSFQQFGGYITVDETQKRNLFYYFVEAETNPSSKPLVLWLNGGPGCSSIGAGAFAEHGPFKPSGSVLIKNDYSWNKEANVIYLESPAGVGFSYSANKSFYDGVNDDMTARDNLVFLQKWLEKYPEYKNRNLFLTGESYGGHYVPQLANVILTSNLKSNLKGIGIGNPLLEFNTDFNSRTEYLWSHGLISDATYELSQKICNYSQIRRQAQKGFLSPSCALVNSHMSSEIGKFIDKYDVTLDVCISSISQQAHILDHRVNKNEEKVDVCLDDEITQYFNRKDVQKAMNAQLIGVTQWSTCSFVLNYHMEDLEVPTLPLIGKFVKSSIRVLVYSGDQDSVLPLTGSRALVNKLAKELGLKTTVPYRSWLSDKQVGGWTQVYGDNLAYATIRGASHEAPFSQPARSLVLFRSFLEGKPLPDVSEA from the exons ATGAATAGCAAAATGTTTCATTATACTTCATGTTTTCAAGCAAGATTGCTACATTTTACATCATGTTTCCTTGTGCTTACAACTCTATTTTCCTACTTTCCAAAATTATGTTCTTCATATGAAGCTGATAAAATTTCAAGCTTTCCTGGGCAACCTCCTGTTAGTTTCCAGCAATTTGGTGGTTATATAACTGTTGATGAAACCCAGAAAAGAAATCTATTTTACTACTTTGTTGAAGCTGAAACTAATCCTTCTTCTAAACCCCTTGTTTTGTGGCTAAATGGAG GGCCTGGTTGTTCATCAATTGGAGCAGGAGCTTTCGCTGAACATGGACCTTTCAAGCCTAGTGGAAGTGTGTTAATCAAGAATGATTATAGTTGGAATAaag AAGCAAACGTAATTTATCTTGAATCACCAGCAGGAGTTGGATTTTCTTACTCAGCTAATAAATCATTTTATGATGGAGTCAACGATGATATGACAG CAAGAGATAATTTAGTGTTTCTTCAAAAATGGCTAGAAAAATATCCAGAATACAAGAATAGAAATCTTTTTCTCACCGGAGAGAGTTATGGAG GGCATTATGTTCCACAACTTGCTAATGTCATATTGACATCAAACCTTAAATCAAATCTCAAGGGAATTGGT ATAGGGAATCCGCTACTAGAGTTCAACACCGACTTCAATTCAAGAACAGAATATCTTTGGTCTCATGGACTAATATCAGATGCAACATATGAACTTTCCCAAAAAATTTGCAATTATTCACAAATTAGAAGACAAGCACAAAAAGGGTTCTTATCTCCTTCTTGTGCCCTAGTAAATTCTCATATGTCTAGTGAAATTGGCAAGTTTATCGACAAATACGACGTCACTTTGGACGTTTGTATTTCTTCTATTTCTCAACAAGCTCACATCCTTGATCATAGGGTAAATAAG AATGAAGAGAAAGTAGATGTTTGTCTAGATGATGAAATAACCCAATACTTCAATCGAAAGGATGTACAAAAAGCCATGAATGCACAACTTATTGGAGTCACTCAATGGTCTACTTGTAGCTT TGTGCTAAATTATCACATGGAGGATCTTGAGGTTCCTACTCTTCCACTCATAGGGAAATTCGTGAAGAGTAGCATTCGAGTTTTGGTTTACAG TGGTGACCAAGATTCAGTCCTACCACTAACTGGATCAAGAGCGTTGGTGAATAAACTGGCAAAGGAATTAGGACTCAAAACCACTGTGCCTTACAGATCCTGGTTGTCTGATAAACAG GTGGGTGGATGGACTCAAGTATATGGAGACAATCTTGCATATGCAACTATAAGAGGAGCATCACATGAAGCTCCATTTTCACAGCCTGCTCGATCTCTCGTTCTTTTCCGTTCGTTCCTAGAAGGGAAGCCGCTTCCTGATGTTTCTGAAGCTTGA